One region of Carya illinoinensis cultivar Pawnee chromosome 8, C.illinoinensisPawnee_v1, whole genome shotgun sequence genomic DNA includes:
- the LOC122318242 gene encoding bromodomain adjacent to zinc finger domain protein 1A: MVRGGKVGCKRNFNRRVRSKDRGSDDSDEDYVVSDEEHEVSDGWEEDCCSSVDGYASEESFGSFVEEEEEEEEEEEEEERKVVRSKVRSRVQKSISGHQKVGVKMVRKRRRVRYDEEEDADEDYEVEDEEDDEEDEEYMLDEEDESVGRKRRDNMKVRKRGSRKKTSVRGQKRKRKSKVTKKPLKKKRRKNIGSRRKVQYDGDEDGGSEFVNNRSVATKKSKKKPGPKKRRYVAPLDSDYVSSGSSDYDFTLSGEDKHTISEEERQQVREARELCGNLRGSLRRLSFPSRIQEVGDFHQQRQTQLGKGKDKLEEHSGQKGKEKVEEVRTEVGKQLCGICLSEEDKRRVRGTLDCCSHYFCFACIMEWAKVESRCPLCKQRFKTVSKSAKSIIGIDLREVLIEVPERDQVYQPSEEELRSYLDPYENVICTECHEGGDDGLMLLCDICDSPAHTYCVGLGREVPAGNWYCDGCRPVALASPSSRVQDHLSDQRARSNSLSNRPPHSINVRESLDLNSMSSPCTPFAQGFGNLSSPRFPVGDSLAASPASGAGAPTLSGRRWIHRHIQQLLSLNRMNSMAGRTAGTSAANSSSDFLNSQSNQDRDGDTTIQQTRTQEKETAYHAFFEDRLQDIPSPSFQNRDLHSSAISFLRRQAAQDQTATTTDSSLNGTLCPEPLGMNITGYEELHQCSRSSNIGYNGSVPPYTVREGIEFHVAKEQLQSTVKKHLKNLARDIDLANGTFKDIARSSTHTILAACGLEHRRNEAYFPVPQPSVCSHIELMAGGQTSLMKGCCSSCFDSFVGDVVKRIMDTRMPSSSWLSLGL, encoded by the exons ATGGTGAGGGGAGGGAAGGTTGGTTGCAAGAGAAATTTCAACAGAAGGGTTCGGTCCAAAGATAGGGGTTCAGATGATTCGGATGAGGATTATGTGGTTTCAGATGAAGAACATGAGGTATCAGATGGTTGGGAAGAGGATTGTTGCTCTTCTGTAGATGGGTATGCATCAGAAGAGAGTTTTGGTAGTtttgttgaggaggaggaggaggaggaagaagaagaagaagaggaggagaggAAGGTTGTTAGATCAAAGGTTAGATCAAGAGTGCAAAAGAGTATTTCAGGTCATCAGAAAGTTGGggtaaaaatggtgagaaaaagGAGAAGAGTTAGgtatgatgaagaagaagatgcggATGAGGATTATGAGGTTGAGGACGAAGAGGATGATGAGGAGGATGAGGAATATATGCTGGATGAAGAAGATGAATCAGTGGGGAGAAAGAGGAGAGATAATATGAAAGTGCGTAAGCGAGGTTCACGGAAAAAGACTTCGGTAAGGGGTCAGAAAAGGAAGAGGAAATCTAAAGTAACGAAAAAgcctttgaaaaagaaaagaagaaagaatattGGGTCAAGAAGGAAAGTGCAATATGATGGTGACGAGGATGGTGGTAGTGAGTTTGTTAATAACAGATCGGTTGCAACAAAAAAGAGCAAGAAAAAACCAGGTCCAAAAAAGAGGAGGTATGTTGCACCTTTAGATTCTGATTATGTGTCTTCTGGATCATCCGATTATGACTTCACCCTTTCTGGGGAAGATAAGCATACCATCTCTGAAGAAGAGAGACAGCAAGTGAGAGAAGCCAGAGAACTTTGTGGAAATTTACGAGGTAGTTTGAGGCGTTTGTCTTTTCCAAGCAGAATTCAGGAGGTTGGAGATTTTCATCAGCAAAGACAAACTCAGTTAGGGAAGGGTAAGGACAAGTTAGAGGAACATTCGGGACAGAAGGGTAAGGAGAAAGTGGAGGAAGTGAGGACTGAGGTGGGAAAGCAGCTATGTGGAATTTGCCTGTCtgaagaagataaaagaagAGTAAGGGGAACATTGGACTGTTGCTCtcactatttttgttttgcttgcatCATGGAGTGGGCAAAAGTGGAATCTCGTTGCCCTTTATGCAAACAGAGGTTCAAGACAGTTAGTAAGTCTGCCAAGTCGATCATAGGAATTGATTTGAGAGAAGTGTTGATTGAAGTCCCTGAGCGCGATCAG GTTTATCAACCCTCTGAGGAAGAACTCAGGAGTTACCTTGATCCATATGAGAATGTGATTTGTACAGAATGCCATGAAGGTGGGGATGATGGTCTCATGTTGCTGTGTGATATCTGTGATTCACCTGCTCACACTTATTGTGTTGGACTTGGGCGAGAAGTTCCTGCAGGTAATTGGTATTGTGATGGTTGTAGACCCGTTGCCCTGGCATCACCAAGTTCCCGAGTGCAAGATCATTTGTCAGATCAAAGGGCTAGAAGCAACAGCTTATCTAATAGACCACCGCATTCCATAAATGTAAGGGAAAGCTTAGACCTCAATTCAATGTCCTCGCCTTGTACACCATTTGCCCAAGGATTTGGGAATCTTTCATCTCCCAGATTTCCTGTTGGAGATTCTCTGGCAGCTTCTCCAGCATCAGGAGCAGGGGCACCAACTCTATCAGGAAGACGTTGGATACATCGTCACATTCAACAACTCCTTTCCCTCAATAGAATGAATTCTATGGCTGGTAGAACTGCTGGGACTTCAGCTGCTAATTCAAGTagtgattttttaaattctcaaagTAATCAAGATCGAGACGGAGATACTACAATTCAGCAAACAAGGACGCAAGAAAAGGAGACAGCATATCATGCATTCTTTGAGGATAGATTACAGGACATTCCCTCTCCATCATTTCAGAACAGGGATTTACATTCATCAGCAATAAGCTTTTTGAGAAGACAAGCAGCACAGGACCAGACTGCTACAACTACTGACAGTTCTTTGAATGGGACATTATGTCCTGAACCTTTAGGAATGAACATAACGGGTTATGAGGAACTCCATCAATGCAGCAGATCATCAAACATTGGGTATAATGGTAGTGTGCCACCTTATACAGTCAGAGAGGGGATCGAGTTTCATGTGGCGAAGGAACAATTGCAATCTACAGTTAAAAAACATTTGAAGAACTTGGCCCGAGATATTGATTTAG CTAACGGTACTTTCAAGGACATAGCAAGGAGTTCCACACACACCATATTAGCTGCATGCGGCCTCGAGCATAGGAGGAATGAGGCTTATTTCCCTGTTCCCCAACCATCAGTTTGTTCCCACATAGAATTAATGGCGGGTGGACAGACTAGTCTGATGAAAGGTTGCTGCTCTTCTTGCTTCGATTCTTTTGTAGGGGATGTAGTGAAGAGGATCATGGACACAAGAATGCCATCATCATCATGGTTGAGTCTAGGCCTTTAG